The Thiorhodovibrio litoralis genome includes a window with the following:
- a CDS encoding prephenate dehydrogenase, with product MIERLTIIGVGLIGGSLARALRAAGQVGEIVGCGRSRENLEQALDLGVIDRYEQDPAVAVREADMVFLAVPLSAMRALLASIAPALADGALVTDGGSVKGSVVADARAVFGQVPPWFVPGHPIAGTERSGVGASFPELFRQRRVILTPLPETDPDATARVRAMWQATGAEVTEMTVAHHDEVLAATSHLPHMLAYGLVDALTRMDCSDEIFRYAAGGFRDFTRIASSNPVMWRDICIANRESLSAMLARFSTEMSDLAASIRDADEGDLLEIFTRAKTARDAFVDGIEKPVA from the coding sequence GTGATCGAGCGCCTGACCATTATCGGTGTCGGCCTGATCGGCGGCTCGCTGGCCCGGGCGTTGCGCGCCGCTGGGCAGGTCGGCGAGATCGTCGGTTGCGGGCGCTCGCGCGAGAATCTGGAGCAAGCCCTGGACCTTGGCGTCATCGACCGCTACGAGCAGGACCCGGCTGTGGCGGTGAGAGAGGCCGACATGGTGTTTTTGGCTGTCCCACTCAGCGCCATGCGTGCGTTGCTGGCGAGCATTGCCCCAGCTCTGGCCGACGGCGCGCTGGTCACCGATGGCGGCAGCGTCAAAGGCAGCGTGGTGGCCGACGCGCGCGCGGTTTTCGGGCAGGTTCCGCCCTGGTTCGTGCCCGGGCACCCGATCGCCGGCACCGAGCGCAGCGGGGTAGGGGCCTCGTTTCCGGAGCTGTTTCGCCAGCGCCGGGTGATCCTGACCCCGCTGCCCGAGACTGACCCGGATGCCACTGCCCGCGTGCGCGCCATGTGGCAGGCGACTGGCGCGGAAGTGACCGAAATGACAGTCGCCCATCACGACGAAGTCCTGGCTGCCACCAGCCACTTGCCGCACATGCTCGCCTACGGACTGGTCGACGCGCTCACCCGCATGGACTGCAGCGACGAGATCTTTCGCTACGCCGCCGGCGGCTTTCGCGACTTCACCCGCATCGCCTCCAGCAACCCGGTGATGTGGCGTGACATCTGCATCGCCAATCGCGAGAGCCTGAGCGCCATGCTCGCGCGTTTTAGCACCGAGATGAGCGATTTGGCTGCCAGCATCCGCGACGCCGACGAGGGAGATCTGCTCGAAATTTTCACCCGCGCCAAGACCGCCCGGGATGCCTTTGTCGACGGCATCGAAAAGCCGGTCGCCTAG
- the hisC gene encoding histidinol-phosphate transaminase, giving the protein MTRTANAFHPSPAPHIDALNPYVPGKPISELERELGIRESVKLASNENPLGPGEQARAAYAEAAAELGRYPDGGGFALRHAIARHHDVDADMVTIGNGSNDVLDLVARTFLHPGQESVFSQHAFAVYPIATQAVGATARVATAKDYGHDLDAMADLITDQTRVVWIANPNNPTGTWLTADPLKAFIAAMPKTCICVLDEAYIEYVDDPDFPNGVNWLAEFSNLIITRTFSKIHGLAALRVGYGLSHPRAAELMNRVRHPFNVNAAAQAAAIAALTDQDHVKRSATLNRAGMAQLTAGLAALGLDAIPSRGNFITVDLGRPTGPVDQALLREGVICRPVANYGLPNHLRISIGLQEENARLLAALAKALQQDGEQA; this is encoded by the coding sequence ATGACCCGAACCGCAAACGCTTTTCATCCCAGTCCGGCACCGCATATCGATGCGCTAAATCCCTACGTCCCCGGCAAGCCCATTTCCGAGTTGGAGCGCGAGCTTGGCATTCGTGAGTCGGTTAAGCTCGCTTCCAACGAGAATCCGCTCGGCCCCGGCGAGCAGGCGCGCGCAGCCTATGCCGAGGCGGCGGCCGAGCTGGGTCGCTACCCGGATGGCGGCGGTTTTGCATTGCGCCATGCTATTGCGCGCCACCATGATGTCGATGCGGACATGGTCACCATCGGCAATGGCTCCAACGATGTGCTCGACCTGGTTGCGCGCACCTTTTTGCACCCGGGGCAGGAGTCCGTCTTCTCCCAGCACGCCTTCGCCGTCTACCCCATCGCCACCCAGGCGGTCGGGGCGACGGCACGGGTGGCCACGGCCAAGGATTACGGCCATGATCTCGACGCCATGGCCGACCTGATCACGGATCAGACGAGGGTAGTGTGGATCGCCAATCCCAACAATCCGACCGGCACCTGGCTGACGGCTGATCCGCTGAAGGCCTTCATCGCCGCCATGCCCAAGACCTGCATCTGCGTGCTCGACGAGGCCTATATCGAGTATGTCGATGATCCGGATTTCCCCAATGGCGTGAATTGGTTGGCAGAATTTTCTAATCTGATTATCACCCGCACCTTCTCGAAAATTCACGGTCTCGCTGCCCTGCGGGTGGGCTATGGGTTGAGCCATCCGCGCGCGGCGGAATTGATGAACCGGGTGCGGCATCCCTTCAATGTCAATGCAGCAGCGCAGGCCGCCGCCATCGCGGCACTGACCGATCAGGATCATGTGAAGCGCTCGGCAACGCTAAACCGCGCCGGGATGGCGCAACTGACCGCCGGGCTCGCCGCGCTGGGCCTTGATGCGATTCCCTCGCGCGGCAACTTCATCACCGTAGATCTCGGCCGCCCGACCGGCCCGGTCGATCAGGCACTGCTGCGCGAGGGCGTCATCTGCCGCCCGGTGGCCAATTACGGCCTGCCGAATCATTTGCGCATCAGTATCGGGCTCCAAGAAGAGAACGCTCGTCTGCTCGCCGCACTGGCCAAGGCGCTCCAACAAGACGGGGAGCAGGCCTGA
- the pheA gene encoding prephenate dehydratase has translation MASETSNSSADTASRLKAVRERIDATDAEILRLLSVRARCAQEVAEIKAATGPQSHFYRPEREAEILRRIKAENPGPLHGEEVARLFREIMSACLALEKPLSVAYLGPEGTFTQAAALKHFGHSVRSLPFGAIGDIFREVEAGACHFGVVPVENSTEGVVSHTLDTFMQSPLSIVGEVTLRIHHHLMSQAVGLDGVKRVYSHQQSLAQCRAWLDRHLPHAERIPVGSNAEAARMAANTPDAGAVAGEAAAELYRLNLLANRIEDDPRNTSRFLIIGPEDAPPSGKDKTSLLLSCRNEAGGLFRLLTPLAEHAIDMTRIESRPSRQGVWDYVFFVDLCGHRDTEQVAAALAKLKASANLFKVLGSYPEAVL, from the coding sequence ATGGCCAGTGAAACATCCAATTCTTCGGCGGATACAGCCAGCCGGCTGAAAGCCGTGCGCGAGCGCATCGACGCAACCGATGCCGAGATTTTGCGGCTGCTGTCGGTGCGCGCCCGCTGCGCGCAGGAAGTGGCCGAGATCAAGGCAGCGACTGGCCCGCAGAGCCATTTCTACCGGCCTGAGCGCGAGGCTGAGATTCTGCGTCGCATCAAGGCCGAGAATCCCGGGCCGCTGCATGGCGAAGAAGTGGCACGTCTGTTCCGCGAGATCATGTCGGCTTGTCTCGCACTCGAAAAACCCCTGTCAGTGGCCTATCTCGGGCCCGAGGGCACCTTCACCCAGGCCGCCGCGCTCAAGCACTTCGGCCACTCGGTGCGCTCCCTGCCGTTCGGGGCCATTGGGGACATCTTTCGCGAGGTCGAGGCCGGTGCCTGTCATTTCGGCGTTGTCCCGGTCGAGAACTCCACCGAGGGCGTGGTCAGCCATACCCTCGATACCTTCATGCAGTCACCCCTGAGTATTGTGGGTGAAGTGACATTGCGCATCCATCATCACCTGATGAGCCAGGCCGTCGGGCTCGATGGGGTCAAGCGCGTTTACTCCCACCAGCAGTCGCTCGCCCAATGCCGCGCCTGGCTGGACCGCCATTTGCCGCATGCCGAGCGCATTCCGGTTGGCAGCAATGCCGAGGCCGCGCGCATGGCTGCAAACACCCCTGATGCCGGCGCCGTCGCCGGCGAGGCGGCGGCCGAGCTCTATCGGCTCAACCTGCTCGCCAACCGCATCGAGGACGACCCGCGCAACACCAGCCGCTTTTTGATCATCGGCCCGGAGGACGCACCGCCGAGCGGCAAGGACAAGACCAGTCTGCTGCTGTCCTGCCGCAACGAGGCAGGCGGTCTGTTCCGGCTGCTCACCCCCTTGGCCGAACATGCTATCGACATGACCCGCATCGAGTCGCGCCCATCGCGCCAGGGCGTCTGGGACTATGTGTTTTTCGTCGATCTGTGCGGCCATCGCGACACTGAGCAGGTTGCCGCCGCGCTCGCCAAGCTTAAAGCCTCGGCAAATCTGTTCAAGGTCCTCGGCTCCTACCCGGAAGCGGTGCTTTAA